From the Thermus filiformis genome, one window contains:
- a CDS encoding beta/alpha barrel domain-containing protein: protein MDGAFGKRLALRRLSDGKGRFALLAADQRPPLYQLVSAARPGISREALGEEVARLKALVVEVLGPLATGVLLDPLHGGLALDRLPRQAGLLLTLEDHRFRETPEGFRLSRPIPRWGVGSAARVGADGVKLLIWYRPDAPEEVRRHQLDLVRRVGQACNRWGQAFILEVLPYPLPGEDKPPALWEEMLRDFADPGLGVDLYKLPYVPGMPSRFSQVLPAPWVLLSGGRDARSFLLALEEALASGARGFLAGRAFWLEALSAYPDWASVREGLEASRSVMKQAVELLAALSPEEVA from the coding sequence GTGGATGGCGCTTTCGGAAAAAGGCTCGCTTTAAGGAGGCTCTCGGACGGAAAAGGCCGCTTCGCCCTGCTGGCGGCCGACCAACGCCCCCCCTTGTACCAGCTGGTGAGCGCGGCCAGGCCGGGGATCTCCCGGGAGGCCCTGGGGGAGGAGGTGGCCCGGCTCAAGGCCCTGGTGGTGGAGGTCCTGGGGCCGCTGGCCACAGGAGTGCTTCTAGACCCGCTGCATGGGGGGCTGGCCTTGGATCGCCTCCCCCGGCAGGCCGGTCTTCTTCTCACCCTCGAGGACCACCGCTTCCGCGAAACCCCGGAGGGGTTCCGCCTGAGCCGGCCCATACCCCGCTGGGGGGTGGGGTCGGCGGCAAGGGTGGGGGCCGATGGGGTGAAGCTCCTCATCTGGTACCGCCCTGATGCTCCAGAAGAGGTGCGACGGCACCAGCTTGATCTGGTTCGCAGGGTAGGCCAAGCCTGTAACCGATGGGGGCAGGCTTTCATCCTGGAGGTATTGCCCTATCCCCTCCCGGGGGAGGATAAGCCCCCCGCGCTCTGGGAGGAGATGCTACGGGACTTCGCCGATCCCGGTCTCGGGGTGGACCTTTACAAGCTGCCGTATGTTCCCGGGATGCCTTCCCGGTTCAGCCAGGTCCTTCCCGCCCCCTGGGTTCTCCTTTCCGGAGGCCGCGATGCCCGCTCCTTCCTCCTGGCCTTGGAAGAGGCTTTGGCCTCAGGAGCCCGGGGATTCCTGGCCGGAAGGGCCTTTTGGCTTGAGGCCCTCTCCGCCTACCCCGACTGGGCTTCGGTGCGAGAAGGTCTGGAAGCTTCTAGAAGCGTCATGAAGCAGGCGGTGGAACTCCTCGCCGCCCTTTCCCCGGAGGAGGTAGCGTGA
- a CDS encoding ABC transporter substrate-binding protein encodes MARIWLLVLALFGFMGAWAQQTKLRVFIGGQQRPDIMRKILDVYEQRNPGVRVEIEVGGATSDQQQQYLTTVLTSRDPSLDLILIDIIRPAQYKAAGWSDPLDRYLPRAARDTLLKQYLPAYARANVVDDTLVALPAFADAQFLFYRKDLLEKYGFKPPATWDEAIRQAQTILQGERDPNLNGIGFMGNISEGTVCTFLLPIWAAGGDVTDERGRLILTEDLAQRSLQFWLDLMDKHRVSPPNMAEKAQDTIRREMQQGRWIFATLFAYAWAHFQNDEDSKVKGKIGVSVMPRFEGGRSASCLGGWQWTISNFSRNKAQAYKLLRYLSSPEVAKVLAIEASNLPAFPELYKDPDVLKANPWFADALPVVLNARARPVHPRYPEIADVMRRGLNAVLARTKTPEQAAREIVQGLRAIYGR; translated from the coding sequence ATGGCAAGGATCTGGCTTCTGGTCTTGGCGCTTTTCGGCTTTATGGGCGCATGGGCGCAGCAAACCAAGCTCCGGGTCTTTATCGGGGGGCAGCAGCGTCCGGACATCATGCGGAAGATCCTGGACGTGTACGAGCAGAGGAACCCCGGGGTAAGGGTGGAGATCGAGGTGGGGGGCGCCACCTCGGACCAACAGCAGCAGTACCTGACCACCGTGCTGACCTCCCGTGACCCCTCTCTGGACCTGATTCTCATCGACATTATTCGGCCTGCCCAGTACAAGGCTGCGGGTTGGTCCGACCCCTTGGACAGGTACCTTCCTAGGGCGGCTCGAGACACCCTGCTCAAACAGTACCTTCCCGCGTATGCTCGGGCCAATGTTGTAGACGACACCCTGGTGGCCCTCCCCGCCTTCGCCGACGCCCAGTTCCTCTTCTACCGCAAGGACCTTTTGGAGAAGTACGGGTTCAAGCCTCCGGCCACCTGGGATGAGGCCATCCGGCAGGCTCAGACCATTCTCCAGGGGGAGCGGGATCCCAACCTGAACGGGATCGGGTTCATGGGCAACATCTCCGAAGGAACCGTGTGCACCTTCCTCCTGCCCATATGGGCCGCGGGCGGAGACGTCACGGACGAACGGGGCCGTCTCATCCTCACCGAGGATCTGGCGCAGCGTTCCCTCCAGTTCTGGCTTGACCTCATGGACAAGCACCGGGTGAGCCCGCCCAACATGGCGGAGAAGGCCCAAGACACCATCCGCAGGGAGATGCAGCAGGGCCGTTGGATATTCGCCACGCTTTTCGCCTACGCCTGGGCTCATTTCCAGAACGACGAAGACTCTAAGGTCAAGGGCAAGATCGGGGTTTCGGTCATGCCCAGGTTTGAAGGGGGCCGTTCTGCCAGCTGCCTGGGAGGGTGGCAGTGGACCATCTCCAACTTCTCCCGGAACAAGGCCCAGGCCTATAAGCTCCTCCGCTACCTCTCCAGCCCAGAAGTCGCCAAAGTTCTGGCCATCGAGGCCTCCAACCTTCCTGCCTTCCCTGAACTCTACAAGGATCCGGACGTTCTCAAGGCGAACCCCTGGTTCGCCGACGCTCTCCCCGTAGTGCTTAACGCCCGGGCACGGCCCGTGCATCCCCGCTATCCCGAGATCGCCGATGTCATGCGCCGGGGTCTTAACGCCGTTTTGGCCCGGACCAAGACGCCGGAGCAAGCTGCCCGGGAGATCGTCCAGGGGCTTAGGGCCATCTACGGCAGGTGA
- a CDS encoding carbohydrate ABC transporter permease, translated as MRAPWFRLGLWVAGLVVVVNGLFPALWILFTSLKTEAELTRIPITYWPQEPTLDNYVRAFREAPLLRYFANSLVVAGGSTALCVAVAAMAAYALARLRLAYAQGILVALVALAMFPPATLVVPLFQIFTALGLRNTYLGLILPHAALSLPVAVLVLYSFFKTIPRDLEAAALVDGCTRVGALRHVVMPLSGPGVFTAALLAFVNSWDEFLLALTLAPAREMRTLPVGITLYQGEYLFPWPLISAALVVAMVPVALVIALFQERIVAGLTQGALKG; from the coding sequence ATGAGGGCGCCGTGGTTCCGCCTAGGGCTTTGGGTTGCGGGCCTGGTGGTGGTGGTGAACGGCCTTTTCCCTGCGCTCTGGATTCTGTTCACCTCTTTAAAAACGGAGGCAGAGCTCACCCGGATCCCCATCACCTACTGGCCTCAGGAGCCCACTTTGGACAACTATGTCCGCGCCTTCCGTGAGGCCCCGCTTCTTCGCTATTTCGCCAATAGCCTGGTGGTGGCGGGGGGCTCTACGGCCTTGTGTGTGGCTGTGGCGGCCATGGCGGCTTATGCCTTAGCCCGGCTGCGCCTGGCTTACGCCCAGGGGATTCTGGTGGCCTTGGTGGCCCTGGCCATGTTTCCCCCGGCCACCCTGGTAGTCCCCCTCTTCCAGATCTTCACCGCTTTGGGGCTGAGAAACACTTACCTAGGCCTGATCCTGCCCCACGCGGCCTTAAGCCTTCCCGTGGCCGTCCTTGTCCTCTACAGCTTTTTCAAGACGATCCCGCGGGACCTCGAGGCCGCCGCCCTGGTAGACGGCTGCACCCGGGTGGGGGCGCTCCGGCACGTGGTCATGCCCCTTTCCGGCCCCGGGGTCTTCACCGCCGCCTTGCTGGCCTTTGTCAACTCTTGGGATGAGTTCCTTCTGGCCTTGACGCTGGCTCCGGCCAGGGAGATGCGGACGCTTCCCGTGGGGATCACCCTGTACCAGGGGGAGTACCTCTTTCCCTGGCCCCTGATCTCGGCGGCCTTGGTGGTGGCCATGGTGCCCGTGGCTTTGGTTATCGCCCTTTTCCAGGAGCGAATCGTGGCCGGGCTGACCCAAGGAGCCCTCAAGGGGTGA
- a CDS encoding carbohydrate ABC transporter permease encodes MGRPRRDLSERALGFWLLLPAFLLLGLVAVYPILHLIYTSFLDLHLAYGTRGEWAGFANYHRLLEDARFWNALRVTLLLALVTVPGAALLGLILALLANLPFTVKWPIRLGLLLPWAMPLVFAGLIFRWFFESDYGVVNDWLRRLGFSPLYWLTNPKLAFWAISASVIWKTASFMALVLLAGLQTIPREYYEAAQVDGAGPWQTFWRITLPLLLPSLLVALVFRTLTALQTFDIPYAMTGGGPGIATETLAMYIRTQSVENLDFGYGSALAVFLFLLCMGVTMVYLRFITRQEGE; translated from the coding sequence ATGGGACGGCCCCGCCGGGACTTGAGCGAGCGCGCCTTGGGTTTTTGGCTCCTGCTCCCCGCCTTCCTCCTTCTGGGCCTCGTGGCGGTCTATCCGATCCTCCACCTCATTTACACCAGCTTTTTGGACCTCCACCTGGCTTACGGGACGCGGGGGGAGTGGGCGGGCTTTGCCAACTACCACCGCCTTTTGGAAGACGCCCGCTTCTGGAACGCACTCAGGGTAACCCTTCTCCTGGCGCTGGTCACGGTCCCCGGGGCCGCCCTTTTGGGCCTCATTCTGGCTCTGTTGGCCAACTTGCCCTTTACCGTCAAGTGGCCTATTCGTTTAGGACTCCTTCTGCCCTGGGCCATGCCTTTGGTCTTTGCGGGGTTGATCTTCCGTTGGTTCTTCGAAAGCGACTACGGGGTTGTCAACGACTGGCTGCGCCGCCTGGGCTTCTCTCCCTTGTATTGGCTCACCAACCCCAAGCTCGCCTTCTGGGCCATATCCGCCTCCGTCATTTGGAAGACCGCCTCCTTCATGGCCCTAGTCCTTCTGGCAGGCCTCCAGACCATTCCTAGGGAGTACTACGAGGCGGCCCAGGTGGACGGTGCGGGCCCTTGGCAGACCTTTTGGCGGATTACCCTCCCGCTCCTTCTACCCTCCCTCCTGGTGGCCCTCGTCTTCCGCACCCTCACGGCCCTCCAGACCTTTGACATCCCCTACGCCATGACCGGGGGTGGGCCGGGAATTGCAACGGAAACCCTGGCGATGTACATCCGGACCCAAAGCGTAGAGAACCTGGACTTTGGCTACGGTTCCGCGCTGGCCGTTTTCCTTTTTCTTCTGTGCATGGGAGTGACCATGGTGTACTTGCGCTTTATCACACGGCAGGAGGGGGAATGA
- a CDS encoding PfkB family carbohydrate kinase, whose protein sequence is MGRVLAVGWACVDLRFHLEAWPPRSSRTEVKAYREALGGPAAVAARTVARLGGEAHLLSRRGQDRLGEWLEEALRGAGVTPHLIPGEATPVSAVLVAPGGERYIFPYRGRLPEGLESGWSSLLDEVDVVLADLRWPEAGRMVFLEARRRGLPRVLDLDRVGEEALGLARLASHVVASQEAEEALGGVEALERLFPEAFVAATRGEEGVVWPGGRWQALPVRPRDTTGAGDVFHGAFAWALARSFDAIKALQIANIVAGLYVERGEVPEWEEVRGWMALSEKGSL, encoded by the coding sequence ATGGGGCGTGTCCTGGCGGTAGGCTGGGCCTGCGTGGACCTGCGCTTTCATCTGGAAGCCTGGCCCCCGCGGTCGAGCCGCACCGAGGTAAAGGCCTACCGGGAAGCCCTGGGGGGACCTGCTGCGGTGGCCGCCCGAACGGTGGCCCGCCTGGGCGGAGAGGCCCACCTGTTGAGCCGCAGGGGGCAGGACCGCCTGGGGGAATGGCTGGAGGAGGCTTTGCGCGGGGCCGGGGTCACGCCCCACCTCATTCCGGGAGAGGCGACGCCCGTGAGCGCCGTGCTGGTGGCGCCCGGGGGGGAGCGGTACATCTTCCCCTACCGCGGTCGGCTTCCCGAGGGCCTCGAGTCCGGATGGTCTTCCTTGCTGGACGAAGTGGATGTGGTCCTGGCCGACCTGCGGTGGCCCGAGGCTGGGCGGATGGTCTTCCTCGAGGCCCGCAGGCGGGGCCTTCCCCGGGTCCTGGACCTGGACCGGGTGGGGGAAGAGGCTCTGGGGCTGGCGCGGCTGGCCAGCCACGTGGTGGCTTCCCAAGAGGCCGAAGAGGCCTTGGGAGGGGTGGAGGCCCTCGAGAGGCTCTTCCCCGAAGCCTTTGTGGCCGCCACCCGGGGGGAGGAGGGGGTGGTCTGGCCCGGGGGAAGGTGGCAGGCCCTCCCCGTCCGGCCCCGCGACACCACGGGCGCAGGGGATGTGTTTCATGGAGCCTTTGCCTGGGCCCTGGCCCGCTCCTTTGACGCGATAAAAGCCCTCCAGATCGCCAACATAGTGGCTGGCCTTTACGTGGAGAGGGGAGAGGTTCCCGAATGGGAGGAGGTAAGAGGGTGGATGGCGCTTTCGGAAAAAGGCTCGCTTTAA